The genomic region AATTGACAGTCTGACAATATAACATATTAGATATCTGATACATTATCATGATAAATATCAATATGTCTATGGTTTTACGTACTTACATTCCAAATACGGAGCTTGGAGTAGTTGACGACATAGTAGGCCATTGCAAACTTAATCTGGTTCTCAGGAGGATAAATAGGTTCGATCTCATGAACAATACAACCCTGAGAACGTAAAATCTCACGGTGCTCCTCTGGCACGTCCGGTAATATCGCAACCACAAGAGCGTACTCACTCTTAACTCTGCGCAAGCCCTTAGCCAAACCCACAACCCCTTTGAAATAATCACCATCTCCAGCTAAAAACGTCACAAATGCCCTCTTGGAGCAGCCTGTAGTAGTAGTAGTGAGCGTTGAGACTTTCCTTGTGGACTGAAACACATCAGCTGGAACTTCTGGGGGTGCCATTGCCTGGAACTTCTGGGTGTGTTGAGAAATGAGGAGTGTGGGGAAAGTAAATTAGCTACACTGAGGAAGCCACCCCCCACTAACCTTTGGTTCTGGGTTGTAATCTGCCCCTTGGATGCCTTATATAAACAAATGAGGACTAAATGCATGTAAGATGAACCCCAAATGAAACCCAAATGCAAAGTATGGTCCaagtttgtttttataaataatgtttTTGTTAAGGTTTATGATAGTGTTGGagggaaataaaaaacaagaaagaataAACGAACAATGTTTTCTGTTCAAACCCACCATTCATCTAGGGTAGCCTTATCATCAAGTATCAAGATGGACGGCTGAGATTAATGGGAGGTAATAAGGTCATGGTCaatagaaaatatatataatactatGTAATTACTTGCAATGGGGAAAATGCATTAGGCTTCAAGTGGGAGTAATTTTTCTTTGTGGAAAATATATCTTCGAGAAAGTTAGCATCAAAGGGTGGAGTAGTCGGTTGAAGTGGGGCCTTTGACCAAGTCATGTAAaagattatttttaaataagcaTTCTGTAGTTTGGTCTCATCTAATTCTATGACAGATCTCTAATATTAATTGCAGATGAGACCTAACAATACTacgatttttcttttataatttggAGAGGTTTGTTTCGAGGCTTAAGCTCAGCTGCTCAGTAACATCCATCAACTTCTAAAACATGATTAGTACTAGAGAGATGAGTTTAGCATatattttcaaatcttttttcaTAGTACAGATAAATTTAGTGTATTATTCTTTCCCAAACACAAAGCTTGCCTGAAGAgcttatatattattattaaccaaattctaatttttttttcaaggtgAAACAACTTAAGACATGATTAACACACCAGCTTTCTTTTGGTGAAACACATACATCATGCATGCTTTTAGTAACTTAGAAATTAATGATGCCTTTATCAAGGAAAAATCAGATGTGGGGTTTTTATTTTGATGAGAAAGTTTAACAGTAATCGCAAAGATTGACTAGCTAGCTTAATGATTGGGAAGATTACTGATTAATTGACCTTAATTTGGTGTATTCCTCTATACCAACAACGAGAAAGGAAGGGAAGTACCAAAAAAATGTTGGAGAAATTAGTATGGTTGAGACCATGCATGTGCATGAATCCCTGTCGTCAAATTAAGTTATATTTTTTGTCCGTACTGAAtaatcaaaccctaatttttgtgtttaagaATGGTATATATTTGTTTGACATTTCATACACTAGTAGAAACTTGGATTAATTACACTGCATGCACTTGGTTGTTCgtcagagttttttttttctttttttttttatgaaaaaaaaatgatattatttagaCTAGGGGAAGGGGTAGGTTTAGACTCACGatagactagtaataatgtggttcaaattcatctttgatgagaatcaaacctaaaaccttttacttacaagtgaagattaATATTATTAGACCGTGGTACTAAGTGGCAGGTGCATTGAGGGGTAGGGGGTCAGTTGACCCCCCGAACTTCGGTGACCATCCATGGATACCTTGAGTGCTGACCCTCCAAACTTCAGTGAATATCCATGGATACCTTGGGTGCTTCCCTTTTGAAGATTAGAGTTGGCTTTATACATGCCCTTTTGATAAAATGTCTGAAATAAGAGTGAATGAAATGGTGATCTCAGTGAATAATAAAGCATCACCATTCTTAGACAAACATATTAATGGGATGCAATGATATCAAACGTTGTTAGTGTGTTCAAGataagtgtgtttctttgttaagCATTCATATGGAAGTAGCCTTAGCATAAGTTAGTTACCCTCGCAAATGAGACATTAACAGGTGTGCATTATGCCTTTCCAAATGACTTTAGGCCTACCAAGACTCGATGAAATTGGGATATGCATGCTATTTATGGTAAAAAAATTGCGCGCTATTCTTATTGAACcctctaatattattttttggattCGTCACAAATTGCTCCTTAGAGTTAGTCCTTAAGCAAAGTAATATAAATACAGTTTGAGTGACGAGTAATGCTACTGTTGTGATCTGTTATTAATCGTGACTGAGAAGAATTAGGGTTAGCttttatgtttccttttttcttttgagatTTGACTGCAAGCAGACTTCAGCACACTGTAAAgtaaaaaattttgtttcccATGGTTTGCTTTCTTACATGCATACTACAATATCTTGAAAAGTATGTATGTAGCATTTTAAATACCCAAAAACAAATCTGAAAATTTTTCAACAACGAATTTTGGAGGGGGCAGATACAAAATTGTTTTCCTTCGTTGAGATGTCACCGACGTCATTAAAAATTTCACATATTGTTGACGTTggattaaatatatattaatggTTGATATGATGTTTTGATTAAATACATTAATGGTTGATACGATGTTTTGATTAAATATATATAGGGTAAGCTACTTAATGAAAAGTTTGTAATTTAGAACATGAAAAACGTTCCAAGAAAGCAACGCTTGCTATCTGCTGATACAGAACCATCTCTTCCTTTGATTAATTTACTTGCAGTTATAAAGTCATCTTATCTATGGATAAATATGCGCAAACTGCCTGTTGaatcatataatatatatatatatatgtatgtatgtatgacacaccccgaccgagatcagggcgtgctggccgtcacacgaaggtgacggagccatgtgcgcgtgcggaagctatgaagatagtaatataaaagtactaataattaaaaactaactagcatacaaagtactagtgtatgtgagacacaatttcagagcgagtctacagcagtcaagaaggaaaaatgcgacatatatacacccgaaggtgaccctacaatggtgagtgtctgtcagaaatgccgggacgccctctgggataaaccaccgaacttgctagaccactagaacctggaggggcgcaaaaacaaaagcgtgagtgggcaaaaacaaagctctttgaaaactctttagcaaaatacattctaacccctcgccgtaaaacctgtatacttcccagaaaatgaacatatatacgtatgtataggtatgccaatcatgctccaaaatatgccattcatgctcgagaatatgccacaacagaatctcataatcaaatataaatgctcaagcgtaattcacatcaataacatataatctggcagccgggagtcacctaacgtgacctgtacggctgcatctagagctccactctcaactcaataactgaatctgcacacgagtcggaaccacctaacgtggtctgtacgacaggctgggtgtaatatatatatgtatgctctagtgctacgatcacgtgaagctgggcgataaatcgcgggtcacctacaagtcggaaccacctaatgtggtctgtacgacaggcttgcacctaacttggatccaaggcgagcatgcggtgctagtgaacatacacgtgaaggctgtgccctggcctcgggcgggagcactaacaccgggggtgcagattatgagctctctaagcatctcaaactactattgcataacaacatgaataccacttacctggcacttacctgtgcgtccacaacaccaaatacatatatatatatatatatatatatatatatatatatatgtatgccactactaatacatgcgatgatgcgtaaacaacattcatatgatgcatggcataaaacaaataaccttttctatttaatttctgggaattaatatgtatataggtatatacggaaaacaaaagcccactcactgataattagaagggtcgtagcccccctgcctcgagtgtgtacgttcgtcctcggaatacgtatcacctatacgcgaaaaagctacgaaaacgttaatttaaaagcacataaccaacttcttgtaataacttctcatacattgctcaaattggacaaatgaatataccaacgtgctctacacaacctcaggatcacacccatatttttaaaataatttttggaccccgcacgcgcccccacgcgccgtcctAGGCACgaacctacgcgccccccacgcgcggccacgtgccatgcacactgacggcgtcaactgacgccgtcaggaatattccgttaaactgacggaatattctgttaaacttaactgacgccgtcactgccgttaggaatattccgtcagatttgacggaatattccgtcaccttctccggcgagactccggcgccggcgacggcgccggaaaactggaaatttttcaaactttgttttctccttcgtttttcaaccatttttcacgatctttataccaaaatgaagcttaggactagtagaatcacgataggatagttttaaggcctaaaaattaaggaattatacctgtcttcaaggtcaaaactcggccaacttcgaacctagccttcccgacgtccaatttcacccaacgaaccactccgaggctccttgggacctcacaaacacaactacaagcttcaaaattgcaaaaacaagttagtttaagggttgcatgaacagtacataattcggccattgttgaaacgacgtgaaaacgttcgaattcttacctggaattggtatggttgtgctcctcacaacctcacgagttcaatggtgtaattggtttcttgattggtgaaagttttgagtatgtttgtgtgtgGTCCGTATGttgagaagagaagaagaagagaggaactcggggaaagagagagagagagagagagagagagacagagtgacagaaagtgagggaaagagggagggaatcccgggagaaaaagaaagggtatgagtgtgtgtggtcctacaacactacaccacacaacactaatgtgataaaaacgaattagggggtaaaatcgtaaattcacacgtacgttaaaatgaaatttgggacgggatgttacaatgtATGTATCAATCATCTCCAGGAATTGTGTAGCACAGTACAGGGCGATTGGGCCCTGTCctgccttaaaaaaaaaaaaaaaaaaaaaaaaaaagcaaaagataCAGTAAAGTAAATATGCTTCTTGCTTGGTCgatcttgcttttttttttttttttttttttttttaattattcctACAAAACCCTAGCTCTCAAACAAAATGCGTATAAGTTAAAAATATCAGAAATTTTGTCTACCAAAACTTTATTAAAACTACTACTACAAAGAAAATCAGtagatttagggtttagggtttatgagTCCAAATTAGACACTGAGGCTCCaactttgaaaattgaaaatttgttcTTTAGGCTTTCACCTATCAAGCAATTGTATAATCTTATCAAGGATTTATGGAGAAGTGTACTGGCCTCCAAGAGTAGTTTGACATACATAGAAACAACACAGTTGACGCTTCTGTAGACAACTTAAATTGAGGTACCAAACTTTGTTGGAAGTGGGAATCTTCCCCTGCCAACTTTAATAAGGTAGAGATCCAAGAAGGATTTAGTCCTAGGCCCCTAGCcctagagaaataaaacaaggAAGAAACCCTAATAAGTTAATGTTGGTGACTGGTCTTCCATCTGTTGAAATGTCTCACATCGACCGTATCaatgagaaaagaaaagtttaaatattctaactccactccaactaataccgagaccttttgtgataaaactccacacctgacggattgtgcagATTGTAATTACCAAGTGAGGGACATTatcagtgttgttggaagtgggcctTTGGCCCGTTTCTttgataattctacatggtatcagagctaggGAGCAGGCCCGTACTGTACTGCCACAtgatgggtgggtccccttgGCCTCGCGCGATGATGATGGGTCCCTTGGCCCCACTTGTAGGGTGAGTCTTCTTGACTTcatgtggttgttgatgtgtggatctctcacgtgtgacccactaattgggttcacgtgagggggcgtgttgagatgTCTCACATCGACCGTATTaatgagaaaagaaaagtttaaaTATTCTAACTTCATTCTTTTGCACCTGACGAATTGTGCAAGtagtaattaccaagttgggaaCAATATCGATATTGTTGGAAGTGGAGCCTTTggcccgtctctctgataattttaCACCATCATCAGCAGGAAGAGCCAAAAGTTGGGAGCTTAATGCTGAAAGCAAGCTTTTCAGTTTCTGTAGTTTAGTCATTTACAAGTGGTCCTCAGTTCAAATGGCAAGAGTGGCCAGTACTGGACGTGCATGCAGCATTCAGGCCCCTCAAACATGCATGGCAAGAGCCGCAGGACACAAACCTTGTCTTAATTTGTATGCatctgcatgcatgcatgactACTGCAGATGCCCATAATATTCATCCAACCTGctgttgttgttttttatgagtgttgttgttgttgttgttgttttttttttttttttttttttttttttaaacaaacgataatatctacactaaggggttaAAGAATGAGTTAAGTCTCGTAATAGACTACACacaatgtcacatcccagcccggggcggaACCACTTTcctggcccgctccaccaccgtagcacgatattgtccgccttgggcttaccattccctcacggttttgtttttgggaactcacaagcaacttcccagtgagtcacccatcatgggattgctctagcccccttctcgcttaacttcggagttcctacggaacccgaagccagtgagctctcaaaaggccttgtgctaggtagaaatgggaatatacatttaaggatcactcccctaggcgatgtgggatgttacaatccaccccccttaggggcctaacatcctcgtcggcacaccacgaccagggttaggctctgataccaaattgtcacatcccggcccgggacggaaccacttcctgggcccgctccaccaccgtagcacgatattgtccgctttgggcttaccattccctcatggttttgtttttgggaactcacgagcaacttcccagtgggtcacccatcatgggattgctctagcccccttctcgcttaacttcggagttcctacggaacctgaagccagtgagctcctaaaaggccttgtgctaggtagaaatgggaatatacatttaaggatcactcccctgggcgatgtgggatgttacaatccaccccccttaggggcccgacatccccGTCaacacaccacgaccagggttaggctctgataccaaattgtcacatcccggctcggggcggaaccacttcctgggcccgctccaccaccgtagcacgatattgtccgctttgggcttaccattccctcacggttttgtttttgggaactcacgagcaacttcccagtgggtcacccatcatgggattgctctagcccccttctcgcttaactttggagttcctaaggaacccgaaaccagtgagctcccaaaaggccttgtgctaagtagaaatgggaatatacatttaaggatcaccccccctgagcgatgtgggatgttacacacaacaagttcaaatttgtatttgacgagaatcaaacataaaatctctcacttacaacaGTTAAACTTAAAGGTGAAAACGTTGTTACAATATAGTGTTGTGTAGATTCACCAAGTTATCAACATTAAAGAAATGCTTCGCGTACGAGCCTCATAATCCTATTGCTGCTTCGGATGTAAAAAGTGCTTTAGGTAAATCGGACCTATTCTGAAAGAGACGAAGGAcacaaatttttaataaataaacaaaagcaatttggaggagagagaagaatgaGGGAAAGCAACCAAGAAATTTGGTCACCTTGGTGCCTCTTTTCCCCAGCGCATTTGGACAATGGAAGTGCTTTTGGCGTGAGTGGCTCTCTCATTCTATTTTTCGTTCATTCAGTAGTtcatagggttttttttttttgacggtGCAAATTTGATACAAATGAgttttatatattaattgtgGAACTCacctattgttttatttttctctattttataatctctctctcttgttaTTTATTATATGGGTAGTTCATCTTTcacgataatcgaacctaaaatctcattttttatttattagaatAGCAATAGCAATTGCAATGTTGTTGGAGAGCCAATCCAGCCCCTCATATAGACCCTCCCCGGACGTTGCACAGGTGCTCTGGATGTACCTGGAAAACCATACAATGGGTGTTAgacctaattaaaaaaattaaaaattaaaaagatgaatCACAGGAGGGACAAGGAATCCCATAAAGATTACCAGTGACGCTGTCTCAGAGAGTGGAGGCCAAGCTTATCAGTAATTTCAGCAGCATTCATGGCATTGGGAAGATCTTGTTTGTTAGCAAATACGAGCAACACAGCATCACGCAGTTCATCCTGAAAACAGGATATTTCAATCACACAAAATAATGGAACATAAAATAACTTGTCCTAGTATCTCCAACATCAATTAGGTAAACCTGGAAGTATTGAAAGGTTCCAGATAACAGGTCCAGAGAACCACTCTTCAAAATTAACATGACCGACCTTACTAAGCACATATGACTCAGTGAAAAGAACGTTTATCATTCAGCCACACCATTCAAAGCCAATACAGCAAAGCAAATCAGCCAACGATATCAACAGAGTAAGAAAATAGGATAACTAGTTTTGTCAATATCCACAACACGCATCAACAGCATACTAACACAGTTCAGGAAGCTGCCACTTAGGCCACTGCATCTTTATCATCTCTAATCAATAGAAAACCTTACGTTATCTGTTATAAACTACAGGCTTCAGTCCTAAATCTCATACACTAAAATCTAGGAAATTCCAGAAGTTGAAGGGatgatattttaaaacatatcaGCACAGAATACATCCTGGAATACTCAAAGAAGGATGGATACAAACGCTTGAGCAAAATGACAACAAACCTCATTCAACATCCTATGCAATTCGTCCCTTGCCTCAACAACACGGTCTCTGTCATTGCTGTCCACAACAAAGATAAGACCCTGCGTGTTCTGGAAATAGTGCCTCCACAATGGTCGGATCTGAAAGGAAAGAAATAGGTTGCCAACTTGTCATCCACAATTTTCAAGATATTCTAAACTTGTTATCCACAAGTCAAGAAAACTTTTGGAAATCACCAAAATTTCTTTAAATAACTTTACATCTCTCAGAAACATGAACTAAACTAACCTTGTCCTGACCCCCGACATCCCAGACGGTGAAGCTGATGTTCTTGTACTCCACGGTCTCCACATTAAACCCTACAATtgtatatttttcaaaaatcttaaaaaaaattacaaaacctaatGAACTTCATAAAGGAACAGCATAGAAAATGAacgaaataaaagaaaacaaagcagAAGAAAAAGCCTTTACACTTTTAAGTCTAGCATAAATATCGTTGCTGTTAAGTTGTGACAATTTATAGttacaaactcacaaaaaaataaagacatAGAGATTTTCAATGTGCCGGAACACAGGTTGGTACACCACATGACATTATACAAGTGGAGGGAcactagaaaaataaaacttccttccacttgtataatgacatgtgacGTACCACCCCATGTTCagggcacactgaaaaatttctcctgcTTTCAGATCACAAGCTATGCCTCCCAACCATAAAACAACCATTTTAGATATAGCCACATGTTGCCATCCAAACTATCTAGCATCTTGGACTGAAAATTTTCATCTCCACCAGCTCACAATGAAACCATATCAAACATTAAGATCAACAATTCTAATAAAAGTAGATTAGAATGTCCACGATCAGTGACGAATATCATCCAATGTTAAAGTCTCGACATATTCTACAAAGCTAGCATAACAACAATGAGCACACGATTGCCTTGGGAGGGGAAGAAGGAACTCACCGATGGTGGGAATGGTTGTGACGATCTCACCAAGCTTGAGCTTGTAGAGGATGGTGGTCTTACCAGCGGCATCGAGACCAACCATCAGAATTCGCATCTCCTTCTTGGCAAAAAGCCGGCTGAAAAGCTTCGTGAACGTAAGCCCCATTTCTGGCTACGGATCCCTACATATCAAAACACCAACTCACTAGCATCAACAGATCAAACTCCGGCAAGGCCAAACGTAAATCATTAGCaattcatatttttacatccaagaaactaaaattacaaaattgaaggattcAAACTAGTAATTATGCAGCATGCAGCAACAGATCGAGCAGATCTGGAGTTACAGCCAAATTTTGCAGTGGAAATTCGAGCAAAATTCTAGAGATCCGAATGATTAGAACACGTAATCTTCGAATCACAgtaaaaaaatcaacacaaatCTCACGGTATTCAAGCATTTGACCACATTAAACACAAATGAACGCTAAATCTGACCGTAATCAACAAAATTACCGCgaaattagaaaccaaatcGAGCGCAAAAGTACCGAAATCAAACGGAGAAGTACAAATGCGATTAAATTCAGAGAAATTCAAGATCTGAGAGTCGGAATTTACCTTCGATGAGCTTTCGCAGAGGGACCTTGAAGATcgagggagagagaaggagaaggaagcttTGAACCAACGCGTGAATGTGGGGGGTGAGGATCGACAACTGGGGGGTTTATAAACTCCCGGTCCGTAGTTTGTTTGAAATACGAAAATGCCCCTGGCGCACTGCGTAAACGCTGATCCTGCGGCCGAAGTGAATTTTCGGTATAACCGGCACATATCATAACTgtataaatggtgggatatatcattatataaataatgagatatatatattaaaatgttaataacttaacaaataaaatttcttaccacttacataaaaacacatgtaTTTTTAGTTACAACTAAAAGtaccacttacataaaacattttaaattttaaacgtactttcagtcattttaaaatcacttaCAACTAAactcatatatttttagttagTATTATAGAGCTCTCAAGTACACTAGGTAATTAAGTCTTACCAAATACATTAACTCACTCATATGAACCCTCACCACCAAGAAAATAAGGCCAATCAGAAGCAATCTAATTAAAAAGGAGTATATAATACAAGTATGagaccaaaaaaattaatgaaggaTCACTAATCACACCATTAACTTGTGAATAATAATTAGTCGCTCAAGATTATATTATACATCAAGCAACAGATGGAGCAGGAATGTAGGGAATGGTAGGCTCCGGCATGGAAGCCATGATCGACGACGGCTTCGAGAAAGTCTCTTCCTCCGCAGCTGCTGGGGTTTCAGCCTTGAAATCCAGGGACTCCTCGTTGTAAATTTCCCACCATTTGGCCACTAACACCTTGATGTCCTCTCTGTCCATGTTAGCTTCCTTGCCGGTATACCTCCACGGTTTTGATccctataattaaaaagaaacaatT from Pyrus communis chromosome 4, drPyrComm1.1, whole genome shotgun sequence harbors:
- the LOC137731127 gene encoding ADP-ribosylation factor 1-like, yielding MGLTFTKLFSRLFAKKEMRILMVGLDAAGKTTILYKLKLGEIVTTIPTIGFNVETVEYKNISFTVWDVGGQDKIRPLWRHYFQNTQGLIFVVDSNDRDRVVEARDELHRMLNEDELRDAVLLVFANKQDLPNAMNAAEITDKLGLHSLRQRHWYIQSTCATSGEGLYEGLDWLSNNIAIAIAILINKK